Genomic window (Achromobacter sp. B7):
CGGAATCCACCGAGGCAGCTTCCACCAGCTTCAGGGCGTCAGCGTTGTCCCACACTTTGCGCGGCTGCTTGGCCTTGTCGCCCGTCACCATCTCGTAGTTCAACGCCGCATCCAGGCGCGCCGAATACGGGAACGTCATCATCTGGTAGGTGCCCGCGTTATAGCGGTCCAGCTGCGTGGCCCATTCAACAACGGACAACTGCGCATTGATGCCCACGGCTTGCAGCATCGCCTGCACGATCACGGCCGAGTTATACGACTGCGGATAGCGCTTGGTGGTCAGAATCGTCAGCGGCTGCCCCTTGTAGCCGGCCTCTTGCAACAGCTTGGCCGCCCGCGCCGGATCGTAGTCCCACCCCTGCTTTTGCGCGGCATCGTAGTAAGGCGACACCAGCGGCACGATGGAATTGTTGGGCTGCGCCAGGCCTTCGGTAACGGCGGCCGCCAGCTGCTTGTAGTCGATGGCATGGGCCAGCGCGAGGCGTAACTTGGGGTTGGCCAGCACGGGGTCTTTGGTCTGCAACAACAGCGCCGTCATGCTCATCACCGGCGCATAGGCCACCTTCACGTTCGGCGTGTTTTGCAGCACCGGCACGTCGTTGTTGGAGACGTCTTCAATGATGTCGATATTGCCGCGTTGCAAGGCGGCTTTGGCGGTGGAGTCGTCGGGCACGATCATGAAGCGCACTTCGTCCACCAGGGGGCGCTTGGACCCGGTGTAGCCGTCGCGCTTGCCGTCCAGGTTGGCGTAGCCGGCGAACCTGGTCAGGCGGATGTATTCGCCGCGCTTCCATTCGGCCAGCTCGAAAGGGCCGGTGCCGATGGGTTTGATCCAGGCGCCGTCCGCGCCCACTGAATCTCGCGAAAGTATGCCGGTGCCGCCGCAGTCGATGCGCGCCAGCGATGCCAGGAACAGGCTGGTGGGCTTGTCCAGGTGATAGACGACGGTACGCGCATCGGGCGCCTCGACGCGGGTGACCTTGACGCTGCCGCGCCCATCGAATTCGCTGGCGCAGCGCCAGCCGGAATTCGCGGCGGTGTAGTGCTGCCAGCTCCAGAGCACGTCGGCCGATGTCATCGGCTTGCCGTTGTGAAACGTCACGCCATCGCGCAAGGTAAATGTGTAGGTCTTGCCGTCGGGGCTGATGTCCACCGATTTGGCCAGCAGCGGGCGCACCTCGGCGTCTTCGCCATAGGCCACCAGCCCTTCAACAATGTGCATGACGACCGCGTCGCTGTTGCTGTCGCGGTTGACGCCGGGTTCGGTGGAACGGATGTCGGCGGTCATCGAAATGCGCAGCGGCGGGGCGGGCTGCGCGCTGACGGGGCCGGCGGCGCCGGACAGCCCGGCAAGCGCCAGCGCAACCGCGGCGCCAAGATTGGGGTTTTTCATTGGAACTTCCTTCGGTTGCGCCAGCGCGCCAGAGATCAGGCCGCGGCCAGCAGTTCGGGTTCGGCGGTCAGGCTATAGCGGGTAAACGTACGATTCAGCGCGGGCAGGGGCGCCACTTCCATCAGGCCGACGGCCGGCTCCATGACCACCATGGCGACCGTGGCGGAAAGATTGTCGTGGCTGCCGGGGCGCGGCGGACGGCACACGGAATAGGGCGCGCCAAAATCATCGAACAGCGCGCGCTTGAGGTCCTCGCGCGTCAAGTCCGTTTTCTCGTTCAGCAGGCGGCGTACGCGCCAGTCGCGGTACGCGCTTTCGGGCGTGCTGGCGCGGCCGGTGTCGCGCAGCTTGGACAAGGCCACTTCGCTGACCCAGTGGTTGGCGTGCACGATCAGGTCGTCGCTGCCCGGATAGATGGGGAAGGCTTCATCGGTGGTGCATTCGTAGTCCACGCCAAACCCAGCCGCCATGCCCAGCATGATGTTGTTCGAGCAGGACTTGGCGGTTGTGGCCACGGCCTTGATCGCCAGCGCGAAATGCTGCTGCTCCAGCACCTTGCGACGAATCAGCGACAGCGGCACGCCCAGTTGGCGGAAGTCGCGGTCGGACTCCAGATAGTTGGCGGTAATGGATACGCCCGCGCTGTTCAATCCGCTGCGGGCCAGGCCACCGGCTTCGACGAACGTCAGGATGTCCGGGCCGTTGTCGCTGCGCACGCGCAGCACGATGGCCGTCTCGGCGCATTCCGCGCGCCAGTCCCAATTCTGCCCATGGATCAGGTTGCCGTTGGCCGAACGCGTGGGCAGGATCAACGCGCCGGTGCAGCCGTCGCCGGGTTCCAGTTCGGCCGCCTTCTTCTTTTCGGCGCGCGCCTTGGCCACCACTTCCGTGCGTGCGTTGACCATCACGATGTCTTCGAAGGGCACGTCGGCGCCCGCGGCGATGCCGCGCATCTCTTCCAGATAGTGCGGCGCAAAGGCTTCGATCTCGCGCGCGAAATGGGCGATCAGCTCGGTGCGCGCCATGGCGTCGTAGCCCAGGTCGACCAGCGTCTGGCCATACATGGCGGCGCTTTTGCGCACGCGCGCGGCAGCTTGCTGGCCGTAGGAACGGCCGCGGGCCTCGGGAGTGCCGGAAACCGATACGAAAGGAAATTGGGAAATCTGGGTCATGGACGGGGAGGCGGCGCCGCGCGCCGTGGGGTCGGGGAGGTGGAAGGGGAAAAAGGCAGGGAAGCAAGCTGCAAAAATGTTAGCTTATTTTGGCGCCAATATTGCTCAGGGTTTACCCAATGCGGGCGAAGATCCCCACGGCGCGACGGTTGCCAAAGCGCTTGCCACAGGGGGTGATAAAGCGGGTGCCACAGCGCTTGCCACAGCGGGTGCCACAGCGAGTGCCACAGCAGGGACGCTTGCGCGAACCGGCATGAAAAAGCCCCCGCGAATCCATCGCGGGGGCCAGCGTCGTCCGTTCAACAGCAAGCAGTTCAGAGTTGGCCGGCAGCCACCTCCGGCGCGCGGGTGGGCGACCCCATGGCCTGGAACAGCGCCGCCGTTTCCGTCAGCCGGGCGTTGGCGTATTCCAGTTCGCGCAGGCGCGCGGCCACGTAATGCTGTTCGGCCGCGTATTCGGTATAGGGCGCCAGCGCACCCAGGCGCACGCGGCTGGCCGTGTTGCGGTAAGACTGTTCGGCCGCGCGCCGCGAGGCCTCGGCCGAGGCCAGTGCCTGCCCGTCCGCGTCCAGGCGCGCCAGGGTGTCGGCCACGTCCTGGAACGCCGTCAGTACCGTTTGCTTGTATTGCAGCACCGCCGCTTCGTAGCGTTCTTTAGCGGCGCGGCGCTCGGCCAGCAAGGCGCCGCCGTGGAAAATGGGCTGCGTCAAGGACGCGCCAATCGCCCAGATCGACCCCGCGCCGGACAGCGCGGCCGGCCAGCTGAAGCCGCCCTTGCCCATCGACGCGGACAACGACAGGCTGGGGAACAGCTGTGCGGTGGCCACGCCCACGTCGGCCGACGCGGCCTGCACCACGGCGTCCGCCACCAGGATGTCGGGGCGCGACGCCAATAGCTCGGACGGCACTACCACCGGCACCTGCGGCGGCACGGCCAGCGTGCTGAATGCCAGGTCGTCCGGCGCCTGGTCCGGGCGGCGGCCCAACAGCACGGCCAGCGCGTGGCGCGTGGCCTGCCATTGCGCGCGCAGGCCAGGCAGCGAGGCTTCCAGCGTGGCGGCGTCCTGGTCGGCGTCCAGCGCATCGTTTTGCGAAGCGGAGCCCAATTCGTAGCGGCGTTGCGTATCGCGCGCCACCTGCCGCAGCAGCACCACCTGCTTTTCGGTCAGCGCCACGCGTTCGGCCAGCGAGGCCGATGTGATGGCGCCGGTGACGATATTGCCGGCCAGCGACCGCCGGGCCGATTCCAGCCGGAACGCCTGCTGCTCAACCTGCGCCGCCAGGGACGCGTTGGCGAAACGCGCCGCGCCGAACAGGTCCAGGTCGTAAGTGGCCTGGATCTGGCCGGTGAACACGTTGTAGAGCGCCGTGGACTCGGGCAGATCGGGCATGGTCAGTGCGCGGTTGCGCGTGCCGCTTGCGCCCGCGTCCACCGACGGCAGCAGTGATGAATTGACCTGCGCGCGCAGTTGTTCGCGCGCGCCAGCCAGGTTGCGTTCGGCGGCGGCAAGGTTCGGGCTGTTGGCCAGCCCTTCCTGCACCAGGGCGTTCAGCGCGTCGGAACCATAGCGCTTCCACCACTCGGGCACGGGCCGCGCGCCCTGTTCGAATTGCTGTGCGACGCCCTGGGCCGTGGCGCCCTGCGGGGGCGGGGCTTCTACGCCGTATTGCGGGGGCGAGGCGGTTGCCGGGGGCTTGCTGTCCGGGGCGAACGCGCAGGCGCTCAAGGCCAGCGACAGAGCCGGCAACATGGGCCGCAACAGGGGCCGCAACAAGGGCCGCAACAAGGGCCGCAACAAGGTCCGCGCCAGCGGCAGCCTGGAATAACGCGTGGGATGGGGCTTCATCATCAGGCTCCTCGTTGCAGCGTATCGGCCGCGTTGGCGCCGGGCGGCACGCCTTCGGGCTCGTCGCGCTCGTCATGGCGCACGCGGAACCATGCCGCGTACAAGGCCGGCAGGAAGAACAGCGTCAGCACCGTGGCGCTGGTAATGCCGCCCATCAAGGCCGTGGCCATCGGGCCGAAGAAGTTGCTGCGCAGCAGGGGAATCAACGCCAGCACGGCGGCGGCGGCGGTCAGCACGATGGGGCGGAAACGCCGCGCGGTGGCGCCGACGATGGCGTCCACGCGCTTGTGGCCGTTCAGGATGTCCTGCTCGATCTGGTCCACCAAAATCACCGAGTTGCGCATGATGATGCCGAACATCGCAATGACGCCCAGCATGGCCACGAAGCCGAATGGTTTGCCGAACAGCAGCAACGCCGCCACCACGCCGATCAGGCCCAGCGGCGCGGTCAGCACCACCATCAGCACGCGCGAGAAGCTTTGCAGCTGCACCATCAACAGCGTCAGCACCGCCACCGCCATCAGCGGCATTTGCGCGTTGATGGACGATTGCCCCTTGCCGCTTTCCTCGACCGGGCCGCCCACTTCAATGCGGTAGCCCACCGGCAGGTCCGCGCGGATGGCGTCCAGCTTCTTGTCGATGGCGTGGGTGACGTCGATGCCTTGCGCGCCGCTGGTCACATCCGCCTGCACCGTAATGGTGGGCTGGCGGTCGCGTTCCCAGATGACGCCGTATTCCAGGTCGTAGTGCACCTGGCCCAGGCTGCCCAAGGGCACGGGGCCATTGGGCGTGGGCATGGCCAACGTGGCGATGCGGGCGGGGTCCACGCGTTCTTCTTTCGGCGCGCGCAGGCTGACATTGATCAGCTTGTCGCGTTCGCGGTATTGGGTCACGGTGTAGCCCGACAGCGTCATCGCCAAAAAGTCGGACACATCGCTGGCACTGGTACCCAGCTCGCGCGCTTTTTGCTGGTCGATGTCGAATCGCACCGAGCGTTCCGA
Coding sequences:
- a CDS encoding ABC transporter substrate-binding protein: MKNPNLGAAVALALAGLSGAAGPVSAQPAPPLRISMTADIRSTEPGVNRDSNSDAVVMHIVEGLVAYGEDAEVRPLLAKSVDISPDGKTYTFTLRDGVTFHNGKPMTSADVLWSWQHYTAANSGWRCASEFDGRGSVKVTRVEAPDARTVVYHLDKPTSLFLASLARIDCGGTGILSRDSVGADGAWIKPIGTGPFELAEWKRGEYIRLTRFAGYANLDGKRDGYTGSKRPLVDEVRFMIVPDDSTAKAALQRGNIDIIEDVSNNDVPVLQNTPNVKVAYAPVMSMTALLLQTKDPVLANPKLRLALAHAIDYKQLAAAVTEGLAQPNNSIVPLVSPYYDAAQKQGWDYDPARAAKLLQEAGYKGQPLTILTTKRYPQSYNSAVIVQAMLQAVGINAQLSVVEWATQLDRYNAGTYQMMTFPYSARLDAALNYEMVTGDKAKQPRKVWDNADALKLVEAASVDSDRAKRQASFDQLHKLFLADVPSIPLYNGLDIGAFRSNIKGYQPWAVKKPRAWEVERVGP
- a CDS encoding C45 family peptidase — protein: MTQISQFPFVSVSGTPEARGRSYGQQAAARVRKSAAMYGQTLVDLGYDAMARTELIAHFAREIEAFAPHYLEEMRGIAAGADVPFEDIVMVNARTEVVAKARAEKKKAAELEPGDGCTGALILPTRSANGNLIHGQNWDWRAECAETAIVLRVRSDNGPDILTFVEAGGLARSGLNSAGVSITANYLESDRDFRQLGVPLSLIRRKVLEQQHFALAIKAVATTAKSCSNNIMLGMAAGFGVDYECTTDEAFPIYPGSDDLIVHANHWVSEVALSKLRDTGRASTPESAYRDWRVRRLLNEKTDLTREDLKRALFDDFGAPYSVCRPPRPGSHDNLSATVAMVVMEPAVGLMEVAPLPALNRTFTRYSLTAEPELLAAA
- a CDS encoding efflux transporter outer membrane subunit; amino-acid sequence: MLPALSLALSACAFAPDSKPPATASPPQYGVEAPPPQGATAQGVAQQFEQGARPVPEWWKRYGSDALNALVQEGLANSPNLAAAERNLAGAREQLRAQVNSSLLPSVDAGASGTRNRALTMPDLPESTALYNVFTGQIQATYDLDLFGAARFANASLAAQVEQQAFRLESARRSLAGNIVTGAITSASLAERVALTEKQVVLLRQVARDTQRRYELGSASQNDALDADQDAATLEASLPGLRAQWQATRHALAVLLGRRPDQAPDDLAFSTLAVPPQVPVVVPSELLASRPDILVADAVVQAASADVGVATAQLFPSLSLSASMGKGGFSWPAALSGAGSIWAIGASLTQPIFHGGALLAERRAAKERYEAAVLQYKQTVLTAFQDVADTLARLDADGQALASAEASRRAAEQSYRNTASRVRLGALAPYTEYAAEQHYVAARLRELEYANARLTETAALFQAMGSPTRAPEVAAGQL